The following proteins are encoded in a genomic region of Bacillota bacterium:
- a CDS encoding threonine/serine dehydratase: MEMTAILTAANRLRHVARCTPLEEWEDLSARAQATVTFKMENLQVTNSFKIRGAYNRISLLGPSDKEKGVITASAGNHAQGVALACRLLGVSALVVVPEDAPATKVEATRRHGAEVRFAGRDYDEAERTAWDLARATGRTFIHAFEDPQVVAGQGTVGLEILQAMPDVDTLIVPMGGGGLIAGVATAAKAINPGIRVIGVQSEASPPWYHSIREGRVLEVTIEDSIAEGLAGSITEGAFEYVKTLVDEVTLVSEAEIWDAMGYAISRHHLVVEGSGAVTIAAIRGDRLVLKGRKVAAVLTGGNVDPARVKRALEVSGKEYI; this comes from the coding sequence GTGGAGATGACCGCCATACTCACGGCAGCCAACAGGTTGAGGCATGTCGCCCGGTGCACCCCCTTGGAGGAATGGGAGGACCTGTCTGCCAGGGCCCAGGCCACGGTGACCTTCAAGATGGAGAACCTTCAGGTGACGAACTCCTTCAAGATCAGGGGCGCCTATAACAGGATTAGCCTGCTGGGCCCCAGCGACAAGGAGAAGGGGGTCATCACGGCTTCGGCAGGCAACCACGCCCAGGGGGTAGCCTTGGCCTGCCGCTTGCTGGGCGTGTCCGCCCTGGTGGTGGTTCCCGAGGATGCCCCTGCCACCAAAGTGGAGGCAACCCGGCGCCACGGTGCGGAGGTGCGCTTCGCGGGCAGGGACTATGACGAGGCCGAGAGGACTGCCTGGGACCTGGCGCGTGCGACCGGGAGGACCTTCATCCACGCCTTTGAGGATCCCCAGGTTGTGGCTGGGCAGGGCACTGTGGGCCTGGAGATCCTCCAGGCGATGCCGGATGTGGATACCCTCATAGTGCCCATGGGAGGCGGCGGGCTGATAGCGGGTGTCGCCACAGCAGCCAAAGCCATCAACCCGGGGATCAGGGTTATTGGGGTGCAATCGGAGGCATCCCCTCCATGGTATCACTCCATCAGGGAGGGGCGTGTTCTCGAGGTCACCATAGAAGACAGCATAGCTGAGGGACTCGCGGGCTCCATAACGGAGGGTGCCTTTGAATACGTTAAGACCCTGGTGGACGAGGTTACGCTGGTCAGCGAGGCCGAGATATGGGATGCCATGGGCTATGCCATCTCCAGGCATCACCTTGTGGTCGAGGGTTCAGGGGCTGTCACTATTGCTGCCATCCGGGGAGACCGCCTGGTTCTCAAGGGAAGGAAGGTAGCAGCTGTGCTAACCGGAGGGAATGTGGACCCTGCCCGGGTGAAGCGGGCCTTGGAGGTTTCTGGGAAGGAGTATATCTAG
- a CDS encoding cysteine desulfurase-like protein: MNMTVDPSWCRIQFPALAQTVGGRPVAFFDGPGGTQVPASVIEAVSAYLRESNANAHGAFRTSRQTDAVIEAARTAMADMLGAGSPREIAFGQNMTTLNFALARAVARGARPGDEILVTEIDHQANIDPWKALAERGVTVREVRMDPDTCTLDLEDFRNKLSPRTLLVAVSWASNAVGTINDVPAIAQAAHQAGALVSVDAVHYAAHEPVDVQAAGCDFLLCSAYKFFGPHVGVLYVRPDAGERLETYKVRPQSDTLPEKLETGTLNHEGLAGVTAAVDFIASLGTQEMEGLTGLEGRRRAVAAGMTAIRLHEEPLLGRFLEGASTIAGLKVYGPPSGHPRTPTVSFTIQGHSPRAVARSLGDRGFFVWDGDFYATTLVERLGLAPSGGLIRVGLAPYNTPEEVDGLLETLDELARKGD; this comes from the coding sequence ATGAACATGACAGTGGACCCTTCTTGGTGCAGGATTCAGTTCCCCGCCCTGGCCCAAACGGTAGGAGGGCGGCCCGTGGCATTCTTTGACGGCCCCGGGGGCACTCAGGTGCCCGCCAGCGTCATAGAGGCTGTCTCCGCCTACCTCAGGGAGAGTAACGCCAATGCCCACGGCGCATTCCGCACGAGTCGCCAGACTGACGCCGTCATAGAGGCAGCCAGGACAGCCATGGCTGACATGCTGGGTGCCGGTTCCCCCAGGGAGATCGCCTTTGGCCAGAACATGACCACCTTGAATTTCGCCCTGGCACGGGCCGTGGCAAGAGGGGCAAGGCCCGGGGATGAGATACTGGTGACGGAGATTGACCACCAGGCCAACATTGACCCTTGGAAGGCACTGGCCGAGAGGGGCGTGACGGTTCGCGAAGTCAGGATGGATCCGGACACCTGCACCCTGGACCTTGAGGACTTCCGGAACAAGCTTAGCCCCCGGACACTCCTAGTAGCGGTGAGCTGGGCCTCCAACGCTGTGGGCACTATCAACGATGTCCCTGCCATTGCCCAGGCGGCGCACCAGGCCGGAGCCCTGGTCTCTGTGGACGCGGTGCACTACGCCGCCCATGAACCCGTGGACGTCCAGGCCGCAGGGTGCGACTTCCTGCTTTGCTCAGCCTACAAGTTCTTCGGTCCCCACGTTGGCGTCCTCTATGTGAGGCCAGATGCTGGTGAACGCCTGGAGACGTACAAGGTGAGACCTCAGTCAGACACCCTCCCGGAGAAGCTCGAAACGGGTACCCTGAATCACGAAGGCCTGGCAGGGGTCACCGCGGCTGTAGACTTCATAGCCTCCCTGGGCACTCAAGAAATGGAGGGCTTGACCGGGCTGGAGGGCAGGCGGCGGGCGGTTGCGGCGGGTATGACCGCCATCCGCCTGCACGAGGAGCCGCTCCTTGGCCGTTTCCTGGAGGGTGCCTCGACCATAGCCGGCCTGAAGGTCTATGGACCACCCTCGGGCCACCCACGCACCCCCACGGTGTCCTTTACCATCCAGGGCCACAGCCCTCGGGCGGTCGCCCGTTCCCTGGGGGACAGGGGTTTCTTCGTGTGGGACGGTGACTTCTACGCCACCACCCTTGTGGAACGACTGGGCCTGGCCCCCTCCGGTGGCCTCATCCGGGTGGGCTTGGCTCCCTACAACACCCCTGAGGAGGTAGACGGCCTCCTGGAAACCCTGGATGAACTGGCCCGGAAGGGGGATTAG